A genomic window from Chitinophagaceae bacterium includes:
- the deoC gene encoding deoxyribose-phosphate aldolase, translating to MDIAAKIDHTLLKPETTLEQIKQLCAEAIENQFATVCVPPYYVRNAFAILENEKVKIATVIGFPFGYSSAYIKVEEAKRAMEDGAHELDVVMNLGAFYSGNDKDVLKELQSITQLAHLRGKMVKLIIEAGLLSESDLKRACALAVKAEVDYVKTSTGFVGQGATVEMIETMRKLLPKKIKIKASGGIKTKAQLLQLIEAGADRIGTSSAMQMMEKVEV from the coding sequence ATTGATATCGCAGCTAAAATAGACCACACTTTATTAAAGCCCGAAACCACACTGGAGCAGATCAAACAGCTCTGCGCTGAAGCAATTGAAAATCAATTTGCGACAGTGTGCGTACCACCTTACTATGTGCGCAATGCATTTGCCATTCTTGAAAATGAGAAGGTGAAAATTGCTACGGTGATTGGTTTTCCGTTTGGTTATTCCAGCGCTTATATAAAAGTGGAAGAAGCGAAACGTGCCATGGAAGATGGAGCGCATGAATTGGATGTGGTGATGAATCTTGGCGCATTTTATTCCGGCAACGATAAAGATGTATTGAAAGAATTACAAAGCATCACACAGTTGGCACACCTGCGTGGCAAAATGGTGAAGCTGATTATTGAAGCAGGATTATTATCCGAAAGTGATCTTAAGCGTGCCTGTGCGCTGGCAGTAAAAGCAGAAGTGGATTATGTAAAAACATCCACTGGCTTTGTCGGGCAAGGAGCTACCGTGGAGATGATTGAAACCATGCGTAAACTGCTTCCGAAAAAAATAAAGATTAAAGCCTCAGGCGGTATCAAAACAAAAGCACAACTGCTCCAGCTTATAGAAGCCGGCGCTGATCGTATTGGTACTTCTTCTGCGATGCAGATGATGGAGAAGGTGGAGGTATGA
- the secA gene encoding preprotein translocase subunit SecA yields MFGFLTKLLGGNKSDKDVRAIEPIVEQIKTEFAKLESLSHDELRAKTTDFKDRITAHIAEIDGEINTLKTEAESEEVSFDQKEEFYKKIDGLEKDRDQKLEDILNEILPEAFAVMKETARRFTENTTITVTATDLDREFAAKKDFVTIADDKAIYSNTWLVRGLPVTWKMVHYDVQLIGGIVLHQGKISEMATGEGKTLVSTLPSYLNALTGLGVHLVTVNDYLSRRDCEWNGPLFQFLGITVDCIDNYPPHSQERRAAYNCDITYGTNNEFGFDYLRDNMSRSREELVQRKLHYAMVDEVDSVLIDDARTPLIISGPIPKGEDQQFQQMKPRILKLVDSQKRAVNQFLNDAKKLIEAGKTGATEGGLALLRAHRGLPKYGNLIKFMSEEGNKAIMLKSESYHLTDNQKEMPKADAELYFTIDEKNNQVDLTEKGIELLTEAGEDKSFFVIPDVGALIADIEKTSASQEEKLLKKDQLMQDFAIKSERIHTLQQLLKAYTLFEKDNEYVVMDGKVKIVDEQTGRILDGRRYSDGLHQAIEAKENVKVEAATQTFATVTLQNYFRMYHKLCGMTGTAETEAGEFWSIYKLDVVVIPTNVEMIRKDEQDLVYKTKREKYNAAIDEIIKLSKAGRPVLVGTTNVEVSELLSRMLKFKNIKHNVLNAKQHQREAEIVAEAGLPGAVTIATNMAGRGTDIKLGPGVKESGGLAIVGTERHEARRVDRQLRGRAGRQGDPGTTQFFVSLEDDLMRLFGSDRIAGFMDRFGYKEGEVIQHSMITKSIERAQKKVEENNFGIRKHLLEYDDVMNAQREVIYKKRRHALFGERLSYDLNNMVFDLCEELTVQHQDANDYEAFKFDVIRFLSTDTQITAEEFKGQKAADLSHRLYEEVTEVYKRKMQHLSDSISPVIKDVFINRGETIENIVVPFTDGIRGMQIVTNLKKAYESGSREVIKSFERAITLSFIDDAWKENLRQLDDLKQSVQNARYEQKDPLLIYKFEAFELFKKMMGEINREVVSFLFKAGLPNQPVQQVNQARVQEKTDYSRMREGRGAAMSNMPSPSDNNGSENGNGVDGQNEPPKKLEPIRVGAKTGRNDPCPCGSGKKYKNCHGKEA; encoded by the coding sequence ATGTTTGGTTTCCTTACTAAATTACTCGGAGGCAATAAGTCGGATAAAGATGTCCGTGCCATTGAACCGATTGTTGAGCAGATTAAAACAGAGTTTGCCAAGCTCGAATCACTTTCGCATGATGAGTTGCGAGCTAAAACAACAGATTTCAAAGATCGTATTACTGCCCATATCGCAGAGATAGACGGTGAAATCAACACACTCAAAACGGAAGCGGAAAGTGAGGAAGTTTCTTTCGATCAAAAGGAAGAGTTCTATAAAAAAATTGATGGACTCGAAAAAGACCGCGACCAAAAGCTGGAAGACATCCTCAATGAAATTCTTCCCGAAGCATTTGCAGTGATGAAAGAAACTGCCCGCCGTTTTACCGAAAACACCACCATCACTGTTACGGCCACTGATCTCGATCGGGAATTTGCCGCGAAAAAAGATTTTGTAACCATTGCTGATGATAAAGCAATTTACAGCAACACGTGGCTTGTTCGTGGCTTGCCGGTTACCTGGAAAATGGTTCACTACGACGTGCAGTTGATTGGCGGTATCGTACTGCACCAGGGAAAAATTTCTGAAATGGCAACCGGTGAAGGAAAAACACTTGTTTCCACTTTGCCTTCTTATCTCAATGCGCTCACCGGTTTGGGTGTTCACCTTGTTACAGTGAATGATTATCTCTCCCGCCGTGACTGTGAATGGAATGGACCTTTGTTCCAGTTTCTTGGAATTACCGTCGATTGCATCGATAACTATCCGCCGCACTCACAGGAACGCCGCGCTGCTTATAACTGCGATATCACCTATGGTACGAATAATGAATTCGGCTTCGATTACTTACGTGATAACATGTCGCGCTCAAGAGAAGAGCTCGTACAACGTAAGTTGCATTATGCAATGGTGGATGAAGTGGATTCTGTATTGATTGATGATGCACGTACACCCCTGATCATTTCAGGACCCATTCCAAAAGGCGAAGACCAGCAGTTTCAGCAAATGAAACCGCGTATCTTAAAATTGGTGGATTCGCAGAAACGTGCGGTGAACCAATTTCTGAATGATGCTAAAAAATTAATTGAAGCAGGTAAGACCGGCGCGACAGAAGGTGGTCTTGCTTTATTGAGAGCGCACCGTGGCTTGCCGAAATATGGCAACCTTATCAAGTTTATGAGTGAAGAAGGCAACAAGGCCATCATGCTGAAATCGGAGAGCTATCACCTCACCGATAATCAGAAAGAAATGCCAAAAGCAGATGCCGAATTGTATTTCACGATAGATGAAAAAAATAACCAGGTAGATCTTACCGAAAAAGGTATCGAGTTGCTCACCGAAGCAGGTGAAGACAAAAGTTTCTTTGTGATTCCTGACGTAGGCGCGCTGATTGCCGATATTGAAAAAACAAGTGCATCGCAGGAAGAAAAATTATTGAAGAAAGATCAGTTGATGCAGGACTTCGCCATCAAGAGCGAACGCATTCATACTCTGCAACAATTGTTGAAAGCCTATACTCTTTTCGAGAAAGATAATGAGTACGTGGTGATGGATGGTAAGGTGAAGATTGTAGATGAACAAACAGGCCGTATTCTCGATGGTCGACGTTATTCTGACGGTTTACACCAGGCTATTGAAGCAAAAGAAAATGTAAAGGTTGAAGCAGCCACACAAACATTTGCCACTGTTACCCTGCAGAATTATTTCCGCATGTATCACAAGCTGTGCGGCATGACGGGTACTGCTGAAACAGAAGCCGGTGAATTCTGGTCGATCTATAAACTTGATGTGGTGGTGATTCCTACCAATGTAGAGATGATCCGAAAAGATGAGCAGGACCTTGTTTATAAAACCAAGCGTGAAAAGTACAATGCTGCCATAGATGAGATCATCAAGCTCAGCAAGGCAGGAAGACCGGTGCTGGTGGGAACTACCAATGTGGAAGTGTCAGAATTGCTTTCACGCATGCTGAAGTTCAAGAACATTAAACACAATGTATTGAATGCAAAGCAACACCAGCGTGAAGCGGAAATTGTTGCCGAAGCAGGTTTGCCGGGTGCAGTAACGATTGCCACCAACATGGCCGGCCGCGGTACAGATATTAAACTCGGTCCCGGCGTAAAAGAATCAGGCGGATTAGCTATTGTAGGTACTGAACGTCACGAAGCACGTCGTGTAGACCGGCAGTTACGTGGTCGTGCAGGACGACAAGGTGATCCGGGCACCACACAATTTTTTGTTTCACTGGAAGATGATTTGATGCGTTTGTTCGGCAGCGATCGTATTGCCGGCTTCATGGATCGATTTGGATATAAGGAAGGTGAAGTGATTCAGCATTCGATGATTACCAAATCCATTGAACGCGCGCAGAAGAAAGTGGAAGAAAACAACTTCGGTATCCGCAAACATTTGCTCGAGTATGATGATGTGATGAATGCGCAACGTGAAGTAATTTACAAGAAACGCCGGCATGCATTGTTTGGAGAACGCCTTTCCTATGATCTGAACAACATGGTGTTTGATCTTTGCGAAGAACTCACCGTACAACACCAGGATGCAAATGATTACGAAGCATTCAAATTTGATGTGATCCGTTTTCTTTCTACCGATACGCAGATTACTGCGGAAGAATTCAAGGGCCAGAAAGCTGCTGATTTATCTCACCGTTTGTATGAAGAAGTAACTGAAGTGTACAAACGCAAGATGCAGCATCTTTCCGACAGCATCAGCCCTGTGATTAAAGATGTGTTTATTAATCGCGGTGAAACTATTGAGAACATTGTGGTTCCGTTTACCGATGGTATCCGCGGCATGCAGATAGTTACCAACCTGAAGAAGGCCTATGAATCCGGAAGCCGTGAAGTGATCAAATCATTTGAGCGGGCCATCACACTTTCATTTATTGATGATGCCTGGAAAGAAAACCTGCGCCAGTTGGATGACCTGAAACAATCGGTTCAAAATGCGCGGTATGAACAGAAAGATCCTTTGCTGATTTATAAGTTTGAAGCATTCGAGCTTTTCAAAAAGATGATGGGAGAAATTAACCGCGAAGTGGTCTCTTTCCTCTTCAAAGCCGGCTTACCGAATCAACCTGTTCAACAGGTGAACCAGGCAAGGGTGCAGGAAAAAACAGATTACAGCAGGATGCGCGAAGGACGCGGAGCAGCCATGAGCAATATGCCTTCACCATCTGATAACAATGGAAGTGAAAACGGCAATGGAGTGGACGGACAAAACGAACCTCCGAAAAAATTAGAACCCATTCGCGTGGGAGCAAAAACAGGAAGAAACGATCCTTGCCCTTGTGGCAGTGGAAAAAAATATAAGAATTGTCATGGAAAAGAAGCGTGA
- a CDS encoding nucleotide pyrophosphohydrolase — MLISEAQQQVDQWIKTTGVRYFNELTNMAMLTEEVGEVARIISRKYGEQSFKPSDKEKNLADELADVLFVLICIANQTGVDLTEALNKNLEKKSIRDATRHKENEKLQ, encoded by the coding sequence ATGCTTATTTCCGAAGCCCAGCAACAGGTAGATCAATGGATTAAAACTACCGGTGTCCGCTATTTCAACGAACTCACCAACATGGCCATGCTCACCGAAGAAGTGGGTGAAGTGGCGCGAATTATTTCGCGCAAATACGGTGAACAGTCTTTCAAACCTTCCGACAAGGAGAAAAACCTTGCTGATGAACTTGCAGATGTGCTATTTGTACTGATCTGTATCGCGAATCAAACAGGTGTGGATCTTACAGAAGCACTTAACAAAAACCTGGAGAAAAAATCAATTCGTGATGCCACGCGTCACAAGGAAAATGAAAAATTACAATGA